A stretch of the bacterium genome encodes the following:
- a CDS encoding prenyltransferase/squalene oxidase repeat-containing protein, giving the protein MDRRLSLALLLISFLVLSSCKTRETALFNSLDIEEKTMIWGHDGISGQGITTGADGKIIGKNYHHVREAMNRGVNYLLSRQAPEGYWRGPLKTDTSFTAYYIMTMHYLGMVDEVRQQKAVNYILAEQQADGGWSMYPGGASVLFLAVDNYLALKLAGLSADDERMVRARQFILAQGGAESVQKEIKVFLALFDQVPWNEMIQANTDALVHEEFLYRIGYAHTCLIPLMVLYENYYKIRVPEERGIREIFIKDPKEGVIEIPPKKGGKQQEALDYLLERQEVDGNWFGIAMNTMLSVMALKSTRDPSFQGVIEKGMEGIVLIQEETDTMIYQPFCQSPIMDTGYTLQALLAAGIESEHPAVKKAVAYLLSRQSMIYGEWYHNNPEGKPGGWGIEHDNTWMPDNDDTAIVLNAFSMLDDQNLTAIRDSVHRGVDWVISMQNADGGWASFDKNTIHPLDAQNPEGGLIFDFLDVNMTFFFDWSNADVTSRVILALGNLGYQKQKDWSAVISKAIGFIKSQQKPPGYWEGRWGVNCTYGTGQVLQGLAAAGENPAQPYIRRAIKWLKSVQNADGGWGESADSYFDPNYIGVGESTAVQTAHVLDGLLAAGEVSSPQVRRGIEYLINTMLPDGSWRDEEYLGTMLVGYTWGNYELSSTYLPLHTLAKFLNLVEARASNGE; this is encoded by the coding sequence GCCATGATGGTATTTCCGGGCAAGGAATAACCACCGGCGCTGATGGTAAAATCATTGGTAAAAACTATCACCATGTCCGCGAAGCCATGAACCGGGGGGTAAATTACCTTCTCTCCCGGCAGGCACCGGAAGGGTATTGGCGGGGTCCGTTAAAGACCGATACCTCCTTTACCGCGTATTACATCATGACAATGCATTACCTGGGTATGGTAGATGAGGTGAGACAGCAGAAGGCGGTTAACTACATCCTTGCAGAGCAGCAGGCCGATGGCGGGTGGAGTATGTATCCAGGGGGAGCAAGTGTGCTTTTTCTTGCGGTTGACAATTACCTGGCCTTGAAATTGGCTGGCCTCAGTGCGGATGATGAAAGAATGGTCAGGGCCAGGCAGTTCATTCTCGCTCAGGGCGGGGCTGAGTCGGTACAAAAAGAAATCAAAGTTTTTTTAGCCCTCTTCGATCAGGTGCCCTGGAATGAAATGATCCAGGCAAACACCGATGCGCTTGTTCATGAAGAATTCCTCTACCGGATAGGGTATGCGCACACGTGCCTGATCCCGTTAATGGTCCTATACGAAAACTACTATAAGATTCGAGTGCCTGAAGAGCGAGGAATCAGGGAAATTTTCATCAAAGACCCGAAGGAAGGTGTGATTGAGATTCCCCCGAAGAAAGGGGGAAAACAGCAGGAGGCATTGGACTATCTTCTCGAAAGGCAGGAGGTGGATGGGAACTGGTTTGGTATAGCCATGAACACTATGCTCAGTGTAATGGCTCTGAAGTCCACGCGGGATCCATCTTTTCAAGGGGTGATTGAAAAAGGCATGGAAGGAATAGTTCTGATTCAGGAAGAAACCGATACCATGATCTACCAGCCATTTTGCCAATCTCCGATAATGGACACGGGTTATACTTTACAAGCCTTACTTGCAGCCGGAATAGAGTCCGAACACCCTGCGGTGAAAAAAGCAGTCGCTTACCTGCTCTCCAGGCAAAGCATGATTTATGGTGAATGGTATCATAATAATCCGGAAGGGAAACCGGGCGGATGGGGAATCGAACATGATAACACCTGGATGCCGGACAATGATGATACGGCAATCGTCCTGAATGCTTTTTCTATGCTCGACGACCAGAATCTGACGGCCATCAGAGATTCCGTACACCGCGGCGTCGATTGGGTAATATCCATGCAGAATGCCGATGGAGGATGGGCTTCGTTTGACAAAAATACGATTCATCCTTTAGATGCTCAGAACCCGGAAGGAGGTCTCATTTTTGATTTCCTTGATGTCAATATGACCTTCTTTTTCGACTGGAGTAATGCTGATGTAACTTCCCGCGTGATCTTAGCGCTCGGGAATCTGGGATATCAGAAACAAAAAGATTGGTCGGCTGTGATCTCCAAAGCCATCGGTTTTATCAAGAGCCAACAGAAACCTCCCGGCTATTGGGAAGGCAGATGGGGAGTAAATTGTACGTACGGCACCGGCCAGGTGCTTCAAGGGCTTGCGGCCGCTGGTGAAAATCCGGCACAGCCTTACATTCGAAGAGCAATCAAGTGGCTGAAAAGCGTACAGAACGCCGATGGGGGATGGGGTGAAAGCGCGGATTCCTATTTTGATCCGAACTATATCGGAGTGGGGGAAAGTACCGCCGTGCAGACAGCCCATGTGCTCGATGGCCTTCTTGCCGCTGGAGAGGTATCGAGCCCGCAGGTAAGAAGGGGCATCGAATATCTTATCAATACCATGCTTCCGGACGGGTCGTGGAGAGACGAGGAATATTTAGGGACCATGCTGGTGGGCTATACGTGGGGAAATTATGAATTATCTTCTACCTATTTACCTCTCCATACCCTGGCAAAATTCCTGAATCTGGTAGAGGCGCGGGCCAGTAATGGAGAGTAG